Proteins co-encoded in one Leptospira inadai serovar Lyme str. 10 genomic window:
- a CDS encoding dTDP-4-dehydrorhamnose reductase family protein has product MDSPVKILVLGVSGMLGSAIFRVLSENSNWAVFGTNRSFENLRFFSSLEKKCILSNIDVLNSDDLIKVFYQIKPDIVINCIGIIKQHGLAKDTLSVLPINSLLPHRLSNICKLNGTRLILISTDCVFAGRKGMYNESDIPDAEDLYGKSKEIGEVVSERHVLTLRTSIIGHELNSNYSLVNWFLSQSGTVNGFTKAIFSGLPASEIAEVIKTKIIPNLQLHGLYHLSAEPISKFELLNLIKKTYNKTIEIVANDVVVVDRSLDSSRFRNVTSFLPASWDILVQRMRAYNEKYLDLDRV; this is encoded by the coding sequence ATGGATTCTCCCGTAAAGATATTAGTGTTAGGTGTTTCCGGAATGCTCGGGAGTGCCATATTTCGAGTTCTTTCGGAAAATTCAAATTGGGCCGTTTTTGGGACCAACAGAAGTTTCGAGAATCTTAGATTTTTTTCCTCCTTAGAAAAGAAGTGTATTTTATCTAATATTGATGTTTTAAATAGCGATGATCTTATTAAGGTATTCTACCAAATAAAACCCGATATCGTTATTAACTGCATCGGAATTATCAAACAGCATGGACTTGCAAAGGATACTCTTTCAGTTCTGCCGATTAATTCGTTGTTGCCTCATAGACTTTCTAATATATGCAAATTAAACGGAACCAGATTAATTTTAATTAGTACCGATTGTGTTTTTGCGGGACGAAAAGGGATGTATAATGAGTCTGACATTCCTGATGCTGAAGATCTCTACGGTAAATCTAAGGAGATTGGTGAAGTTGTTAGCGAGCGGCATGTTTTGACTTTGAGAACATCGATCATCGGCCACGAATTGAATTCAAATTATTCTCTTGTAAATTGGTTCTTATCGCAGTCAGGTACGGTTAACGGGTTTACTAAGGCTATTTTTTCAGGGTTGCCAGCTTCCGAGATTGCAGAAGTAATTAAGACTAAAATTATTCCGAACCTTCAGTTGCATGGACTATATCATCTTTCTGCAGAGCCGATTTCTAAATTTGAATTGTTAAACTTAATTAAAAAAACGTACAATAAGACTATCGAGATAGTTGCGAACGATGTAGTAGTAGTAGATCGTTCATTGGATTCCAGCAGGTTTAGAAACGTAACTTCGTTCCTGCCTGCAAGTTGGGATATATTAGTTCAGAGAATGAGAGCTTATAACGAAAAATATTTGGATTTAGATCGTGTTTGA
- a CDS encoding 2OG-Fe(II) oxygenase, translated as MKEKELVEIISLRLKEKKDELGEMFKSSIKEVGVRYCYIDDLLPRKIAEEIHSVFPKREEMRLMNSFRERKFTSKSFERFSPLLKEITFAIQHDSVIRVVEEITGIKQQKPDPTLYAGGLSLMERGNFLNPHIDNSHEMSRSLYRTLNLLYYVNPDWSLEKGGNLELWDRQVRKKVTIISDFNRLVLMETNPWSWHSVSPVTVDENRVCVSNYFFSELSPIGRDYFNVTSFNARPEQPFRRIYAKVDNRIRNFIRRVKPSGFGKKDVYRNKL; from the coding sequence ATGAAAGAGAAAGAACTTGTTGAAATTATAAGCTTAAGATTAAAAGAAAAAAAAGATGAGCTTGGGGAGATGTTTAAATCCTCTATTAAGGAAGTTGGAGTCCGCTATTGTTATATCGATGACCTCTTGCCTAGGAAGATAGCTGAGGAAATTCATTCGGTTTTTCCGAAAAGAGAAGAGATGCGATTGATGAATAGTTTCCGTGAAAGGAAATTTACATCCAAGAGTTTTGAGCGATTTTCTCCCCTGTTAAAGGAAATAACTTTTGCTATCCAGCATGACTCTGTCATTCGCGTCGTGGAAGAAATAACAGGTATCAAGCAACAAAAACCGGATCCTACATTATACGCCGGCGGTTTGAGTCTTATGGAGAGGGGAAATTTTCTTAATCCGCATATCGATAATTCGCATGAGATGAGTCGCTCTCTATATAGAACTCTTAATCTACTTTATTATGTGAATCCGGATTGGTCATTGGAAAAAGGGGGAAATCTCGAACTTTGGGATAGGCAAGTGCGAAAGAAAGTCACGATTATAAGCGATTTTAATCGCCTGGTTTTAATGGAAACGAATCCCTGGTCTTGGCATTCCGTTAGCCCGGTTACGGTCGACGAGAATCGAGTCTGTGTTTCGAATTATTTTTTTTCCGAATTATCTCCTATCGGTCGGGATTATTTTAACGTTACTAGTTTTAATGCAAGACCGGAGCAGCCGTTTAGAAGAATTTATGCAAAGGTAGATAATCGGATTCGAAATTTTATCCGTCGGGTAAAGCCGAGCGGTTTCGGGAAAAAAGACGTTTATCGAAATAAATTATAA
- a CDS encoding glycosyltransferase family 4 protein, whose protein sequence is MILGIDASNIKSGGGVTHIKELLANAKPEESSFRKVFIWASQKTLDQIPNMTWLEKVIVPNVDRGRLKRWYWQKYELSDIARKKGCSILFIPGSSFSGDFRPFVTMSQNLLPFEWKELMRYGFSFQALRLMLLYFFQGLTFRKSQGIIFLTNYAKDTILTKLSIQNKKNIIVSHGIHERFFSPPKEQQLFLKNEKTPIKLLYVSFIGEYKHQWNVIEAVSNLRKQGYSLRLDLVGGLTEKNAKKKLFASIQKFDPRSEFVFLHTDVPYDTISEYYKNSDLFVFASTCENLPNILIEAMAASLPIVSSEFGPMPEVMGDAGLYCNPLDVDDISEKLKKMIDSKEIREKFSKDAFRKAHEYSWNRNAKLTFDFFKAEVNTYQNEG, encoded by the coding sequence ATGATTCTCGGCATCGACGCATCGAATATTAAAAGCGGAGGAGGAGTGACTCATATAAAGGAATTACTAGCCAACGCAAAACCGGAGGAATCATCTTTTCGGAAAGTGTTCATATGGGCTAGCCAGAAAACGCTGGATCAGATTCCGAATATGACCTGGCTCGAAAAAGTTATCGTTCCGAACGTGGATCGAGGGCGATTGAAGAGATGGTATTGGCAAAAATACGAACTATCCGACATCGCGCGCAAAAAGGGATGCTCTATTTTATTCATTCCTGGGAGCTCGTTTTCCGGTGATTTTCGCCCATTCGTTACGATGAGCCAAAATCTTCTTCCTTTTGAATGGAAGGAGCTCATGCGTTACGGATTTTCTTTTCAAGCTTTGCGATTGATGTTACTTTATTTTTTTCAAGGATTAACGTTTCGTAAATCTCAAGGAATTATCTTTCTCACTAATTATGCGAAAGATACGATTCTTACAAAACTTTCGATACAGAATAAAAAGAATATCATAGTGAGTCACGGAATTCACGAGCGCTTCTTCTCCCCACCTAAAGAACAACAATTATTTTTAAAAAACGAAAAGACTCCGATAAAATTGCTCTATGTTTCCTTTATCGGAGAATACAAACATCAATGGAATGTAATTGAAGCGGTCTCTAATTTGAGAAAACAGGGATATTCTCTCAGGCTTGATTTAGTAGGAGGTCTAACCGAGAAAAATGCAAAGAAAAAGCTTTTTGCATCAATTCAAAAATTCGATCCTAGATCTGAGTTTGTTTTTTTACACACTGATGTTCCTTACGATACTATTTCTGAATATTATAAAAATTCGGATCTTTTCGTTTTCGCATCCACTTGCGAAAATTTACCGAATATTTTAATCGAAGCGATGGCAGCCTCCTTGCCGATCGTTTCTTCTGAGTTCGGCCCCATGCCGGAAGTAATGGGCGATGCCGGTTTATATTGCAACCCGCTCGACGTAGACGACATTTCGGAAAAGTTAAAAAAGATGATAGATTCAAAAGAAATACGGGAGAAATTTTCGAAAGATGCCTTTAGAAAAGCGCATGAATATTCCTGGAATAGAAATGCAAAACTTACTTTCGATTTTTTTAAAGCGGAAGTGAATACGTATCAAAACGAAGGTTGA
- a CDS encoding peptidoglycan bridge formation glycyltransferase FemA/FemB family protein gives MKFTLAPLPDWRDLAKAVITARRSDVDLGSSWARSNDRSIWFSRSAWSLASIALWAKHIRKKDDIVVWLPDFFCNSSLQQLRLTGARLVFYPITEIREPDYRACRELVKEYDLDIFVIVHYFGKPHDVVLASEFCTTRNALLVEDAAHVLRPIKGVGERGDFILYSPHKHLAIPDGGLLLIRENGPSKLSFNQGEAQIFPQLCLKFFQDKSDTRSLSWKWLFKRILQKIGLRRYSRKIPNFFEDAEIASIASPVMSNLSKKLLTIAISRLGNISRKRIRLQKIWNTLCKETIVKSIDTWTPYLAEYKLETKEEAARIFVEWFKGGRPVSSWPDLPPEVLQNYHIHQEALYFRNTRLYLAVHQSLPENRICKAYSNIRIEKRSDPLFERINDKTWNTLLGEAEHSILLQSWAYGEAKVKCEGWKVTRFLIKIGEKKIGVLQILTKTFFRLFKIHRINRGPLFFKETTSNERQSVLYFLRHRFGSISKGNVLFLNPELDSNGENILLLNQLGFQSMDSFPWSSSYIDLSLDVNVLRQKLDSKWRNMLSSAEKTGLTLEIGSDDEKFDWMVDRYFELMSTKNFSGIPISLLKKMRETLPECEMPLVLIAKYDSNRVACICLSLSNRTAMYLIGWNGEIGRKLKANQFLLWNAMIELKNRGFSWLDLGGIDEENTPGIAEFKLGINGQRYELAGEFIGY, from the coding sequence ATGAAATTTACTCTCGCTCCTTTGCCGGATTGGAGGGATTTAGCTAAGGCCGTAATTACTGCACGCCGATCCGACGTCGATTTGGGTAGCTCTTGGGCAAGAAGCAATGATCGATCGATCTGGTTTTCAAGATCGGCTTGGTCGTTAGCATCGATCGCACTATGGGCGAAACATATTCGGAAGAAGGATGATATAGTTGTTTGGTTGCCCGATTTTTTCTGTAACTCGTCTCTCCAACAGTTACGTTTAACAGGTGCTAGATTAGTATTTTACCCGATCACTGAAATTCGCGAGCCGGACTACCGAGCGTGCCGAGAGTTAGTAAAAGAATATGATTTAGATATATTCGTTATTGTTCATTATTTCGGAAAACCGCATGATGTCGTTCTAGCTTCCGAATTTTGCACCACGAGGAACGCTTTATTAGTGGAAGACGCTGCGCATGTGCTAAGGCCTATAAAAGGAGTCGGAGAGCGCGGAGATTTTATTTTATATAGCCCTCATAAACATTTGGCGATTCCCGACGGAGGTCTCTTGCTGATTCGTGAGAATGGGCCTTCTAAATTGTCATTTAATCAAGGTGAAGCTCAAATCTTCCCCCAGCTTTGTCTCAAATTTTTCCAAGATAAATCCGATACAAGAAGTCTTTCCTGGAAATGGCTATTTAAGCGTATATTACAAAAGATAGGTCTGAGAAGATACTCGAGGAAAATTCCGAATTTCTTCGAGGATGCCGAGATCGCTTCGATTGCTTCTCCGGTCATGTCGAATCTTTCTAAGAAATTGTTAACTATCGCTATTTCTCGCTTGGGAAATATCTCAAGAAAGAGAATAAGGCTTCAAAAGATCTGGAATACGTTATGCAAAGAGACAATTGTTAAGTCTATCGATACTTGGACTCCATATTTGGCGGAATATAAACTAGAAACTAAAGAAGAGGCAGCCCGAATTTTTGTAGAATGGTTTAAAGGAGGACGCCCTGTATCCTCTTGGCCGGATTTGCCGCCTGAAGTATTACAAAATTACCATATTCATCAAGAAGCTTTGTATTTTAGGAACACTCGATTATATTTGGCGGTTCATCAGTCTCTTCCTGAGAATCGGATTTGTAAAGCATATTCAAATATTAGAATAGAAAAGCGAAGTGATCCGCTCTTCGAACGGATAAACGATAAAACTTGGAATACTCTTCTTGGAGAAGCGGAACATTCGATCTTGCTCCAATCTTGGGCATATGGAGAGGCAAAAGTCAAGTGCGAAGGTTGGAAAGTTACTCGATTTCTGATTAAGATAGGTGAAAAAAAAATTGGTGTTTTACAGATCTTAACTAAGACTTTTTTCAGGTTGTTTAAGATTCATAGAATAAACAGAGGCCCTCTTTTTTTCAAGGAAACAACCTCAAATGAGAGACAGTCGGTCTTATATTTTCTTCGTCATCGATTCGGATCTATCTCGAAAGGGAACGTTCTTTTTCTAAATCCGGAGTTAGATTCAAACGGGGAAAATATTCTTCTTTTAAATCAACTCGGGTTCCAATCCATGGATTCATTTCCCTGGTCGTCCTCGTACATTGACTTATCGCTAGATGTTAATGTATTACGTCAAAAGCTGGATAGTAAATGGAGAAACATGCTAAGTTCGGCCGAGAAGACCGGGCTTACTTTAGAAATAGGTTCAGACGATGAAAAATTCGACTGGATGGTAGATCGTTATTTTGAACTTATGAGTACGAAAAATTTTTCAGGTATCCCTATTTCACTGTTAAAAAAAATGAGAGAGACGTTGCCGGAATGTGAGATGCCCTTGGTGTTGATAGCAAAATATGATTCTAATAGAGTGGCCTGTATTTGCCTTTCCTTATCGAATCGTACTGCAATGTATTTGATCGGATGGAACGGCGAGATTGGTAGAAAATTGAAGGCTAATCAATTTTTACTCTGGAACGCTATGATAGAACTGAAAAATCGTGGATTCAGTTGGTTAGATTTGGGTGGAATTGACGAGGAAAACACCCCAGGAATCGCCGAATTCAAACTTGGTATTAATGGTCAAAGATACGAGTTGGCGGGCGAATTTATTGGATATTAA
- a CDS encoding polysaccharide deacetylase family protein yields the protein MSFLHQILAASYLPLKSANSIAKFIKLKSRSELRVLLYHDIASEELEKARFQIKELSKTFRFISPEVFSEMVSGKISIQGKNLLLTFDDGFISNRNVAEQILNPLGIKALFFIVSDFVDVQGSKYRKEFIAKNIYPDRSLEQIPDSWGPMNWDDLRYLIETGHTIGSHTRNHARLSKISDERSLYNEIVTSKEILQDKLNITIKHFAYTFGDLDSFSESALKIAKTTYPYIYTGLRGNNIGAHPWAIRRDAVSPEDSFSLVGALLEGGADILYRKSLRIYESWVNQ from the coding sequence ATGTCTTTCCTCCATCAAATACTTGCGGCATCTTATCTTCCTTTAAAATCAGCTAATTCGATTGCTAAATTTATCAAGCTCAAGTCGAGATCCGAATTGCGAGTTTTGCTCTATCACGATATCGCATCGGAGGAATTGGAAAAGGCGCGATTCCAAATTAAGGAACTATCTAAAACGTTTCGCTTTATTTCTCCTGAAGTTTTTTCCGAAATGGTTTCGGGAAAAATTTCGATTCAGGGAAAAAACCTATTACTGACTTTTGACGACGGTTTTATATCTAATCGTAATGTTGCGGAGCAAATCCTAAATCCGCTCGGTATCAAAGCTTTGTTCTTCATCGTGTCGGATTTTGTTGATGTTCAGGGCTCGAAATATCGGAAAGAATTTATTGCTAAAAATATATATCCTGATCGAAGTCTCGAACAAATACCCGACTCCTGGGGACCGATGAATTGGGATGATCTAAGGTATTTAATCGAAACCGGACACACAATCGGTTCTCATACAAGAAACCACGCAAGACTTTCCAAAATATCGGACGAGAGATCTTTGTATAATGAGATCGTCACATCTAAGGAAATTTTGCAAGATAAGCTAAATATTACGATCAAACATTTTGCTTATACATTCGGAGATTTAGATAGTTTTAGCGAATCTGCATTAAAGATCGCTAAAACAACGTATCCGTATATCTATACTGGATTGCGTGGAAATAATATTGGCGCTCATCCTTGGGCCATACGCAGAGATGCCGTTTCTCCGGAAGATTCCTTTTCTCTCGTCGGTGCATTATTGGAAGGTGGAGCGGACATTCTTTACAGAAAGAGTCTCCGAATATATGAAAGTTGGGTAAACCAATGA
- a CDS encoding glycosyltransferase family 2 protein, translated as MLRENDDKSTPLISVIMNCYNSATYLRQAIDSVYSQSYKNFEIIFWDNASTDDSAEIAKSYDFKIKYYRGSETIPLGAARNKAIEKASGELIAFLDCDDLWMPLKLEKQVPLFQDSEVDLVFCDSLFFNDSGYEKRLFSKTRFYTGHCFSKLLSNYFLSMETIVIRRSALDRLSYWFDERFNMIEEADLFRRIAMTGKLATVNEVLAKWRIHSGSWTWQKTELFWKETKLMLEAYEEKDPEFSVKYKEEIRILNSGLAREEAIHLLLIGEARKARKKIMEDNSVFKGKIILLLTFFPSRLLKFVFKLLGKAS; from the coding sequence GTGCTCCGGGAAAATGATGATAAGTCGACTCCTTTGATTAGTGTCATCATGAATTGCTATAATAGCGCAACTTATCTTCGTCAAGCGATTGATTCTGTTTACTCGCAATCGTATAAGAATTTCGAAATTATTTTTTGGGATAATGCGTCCACTGACGATAGTGCTGAGATTGCCAAAAGTTACGATTTTAAAATAAAATATTATCGTGGATCTGAGACAATTCCGCTCGGAGCAGCTAGAAATAAGGCGATCGAAAAGGCAAGCGGCGAGCTCATTGCGTTTTTGGATTGTGACGACTTGTGGATGCCCTTAAAACTAGAAAAGCAAGTCCCACTTTTTCAGGACTCGGAAGTGGATTTAGTATTTTGCGATTCGCTCTTTTTTAACGATAGCGGTTATGAGAAAAGGCTTTTCTCAAAAACTAGATTTTACACTGGGCATTGTTTTTCCAAATTATTATCAAACTATTTTCTCTCGATGGAAACGATCGTTATAAGGCGATCAGCTTTAGATCGTTTAAGTTACTGGTTCGACGAGCGATTCAATATGATAGAAGAAGCCGATCTTTTTCGAAGGATCGCCATGACCGGAAAATTGGCTACGGTAAACGAAGTTTTGGCGAAATGGAGAATTCATTCCGGAAGTTGGACCTGGCAAAAGACGGAACTCTTTTGGAAGGAAACAAAATTAATGCTTGAGGCTTATGAAGAAAAAGATCCCGAGTTTTCCGTTAAATATAAGGAGGAGATTAGAATATTGAATTCCGGATTGGCACGCGAGGAAGCTATCCATCTGCTTCTAATTGGCGAGGCGAGAAAGGCCAGGAAGAAAATTATGGAAGATAATTCTGTTTTTAAAGGCAAAATTATATTATTACTAACTTTTTTTCCCTCTCGCTTATTGAAATTCGTTTTCAAGCTTTTGGGAAAAGCGAGCTGA
- a CDS encoding DegT/DnrJ/EryC1/StrS family aminotransferase: MSLRTPAKLIRLSKSCLGPAEKQAVLGVLDREYLGMGKDVQEFEMLLMKYFNRPALCVVNGTAALQLAVQSCGLGIGDEILVPSLTYVASFQAILATGARPIACEIDEEQCIMDWRDAEKRITKKTKAIMPVHYSGGVGDLDSIYELARKYNLRVIEDAAHAFGTTYNEKLIGSFGDIACFSFDGIKNITSGEGGCIVATDSRILERIRDARLLGVERDTEKRYSGQRSWEFDVTAPGWRYHMSNIMAAIGIEQLKRFPELSGKRQTLAKLYDSKFENFKDIIKPLNRDYNTVVPHIYVVRILKSYDRKNLQEKMLEAGIQTGIHYQPNHVLSLFKSNQSSKLPITEKVFSELLTLPMHPDLREDDVEYVCKTLLNEVASAPGK, translated from the coding sequence ATGTCATTACGAACTCCTGCTAAACTCATTCGACTTTCGAAATCTTGTCTCGGTCCGGCGGAAAAGCAGGCTGTTCTCGGCGTGCTGGATCGTGAATATCTCGGAATGGGTAAGGATGTTCAAGAGTTTGAAATGCTCTTGATGAAATATTTCAATCGTCCAGCGCTTTGCGTTGTCAATGGTACTGCCGCGCTTCAATTAGCGGTGCAATCTTGCGGGTTAGGCATAGGGGACGAGATACTTGTCCCCTCCCTTACTTACGTCGCCTCTTTTCAGGCTATTTTAGCAACAGGAGCGAGGCCGATTGCATGCGAAATAGATGAAGAACAATGCATTATGGATTGGAGAGACGCCGAAAAAAGGATCACAAAAAAAACAAAAGCGATTATGCCGGTTCATTATTCGGGCGGAGTAGGTGACTTAGATTCCATTTATGAGCTGGCTCGCAAATACAATCTTAGAGTAATCGAAGATGCGGCTCATGCATTTGGTACTACATATAATGAAAAATTGATAGGTTCCTTCGGAGATATAGCTTGCTTTAGTTTCGACGGAATTAAGAACATAACTAGTGGAGAAGGTGGTTGCATTGTGGCAACCGATTCCAGGATTCTTGAGAGAATTAGGGATGCACGTCTTCTTGGAGTGGAGCGCGACACGGAAAAGAGATATTCCGGACAAAGAAGTTGGGAGTTTGACGTTACCGCTCCAGGGTGGCGATACCATATGAGTAATATTATGGCCGCTATCGGAATTGAGCAGTTAAAAAGGTTTCCAGAACTCTCGGGAAAAAGACAAACGCTGGCCAAGCTATACGATTCTAAATTTGAAAACTTTAAGGATATTATAAAACCTTTAAATAGAGATTATAATACCGTCGTTCCTCATATTTACGTAGTGCGCATTTTAAAATCGTATGATCGAAAGAATCTACAAGAAAAAATGTTAGAAGCAGGGATTCAAACCGGAATTCACTATCAGCCGAATCATGTTCTGTCCTTATTTAAATCGAATCAATCTTCCAAACTTCCGATAACGGAAAAAGTCTTTTCCGAGCTATTGACTTTACCTATGCATCCTGATTTGAGAGAGGATGATGTTGAATACGTTTGCAAAACTTTATTAAACGAGGTGGCAAGTGCTCCGGGAAAATGA
- a CDS encoding dTDP-4-dehydrorhamnose 3,5-epimerase family protein, translated as MRSKIDGLVFTEIPQILDPRGAVLHVLREDSSDYSRFGECYVSEIFPGAIKAWKKHDKQIQNLALPTGRIKLVTYDDRPESASYKELQIVEIGRPDAYYRIHISPGIWYGFTCISANPAYLINCANQIHDPSESVSIPMDDPRIPYRWY; from the coding sequence GTGCGTAGTAAAATCGACGGATTAGTTTTTACTGAAATTCCCCAAATTTTAGATCCGCGTGGGGCAGTATTACATGTCCTAAGGGAGGATTCCTCGGATTATTCTAGATTCGGAGAATGTTATGTTTCCGAAATTTTTCCAGGAGCTATTAAGGCTTGGAAAAAGCACGATAAGCAAATACAAAATCTTGCCCTCCCGACTGGTAGAATTAAGCTAGTGACCTATGACGATCGTCCGGAATCTGCGAGTTATAAAGAACTACAGATCGTAGAAATAGGTCGACCGGACGCATATTACAGAATTCATATTTCACCGGGAATATGGTACGGGTTTACTTGCATCAGTGCGAATCCTGCGTATTTGATTAATTGTGCGAATCAAATTCATGACCCATCCGAAAGCGTAAGTATCCCTATGGACGATCCCAGAATTCCTTATCGCTGGTATTAA
- the rfbG gene encoding CDP-glucose 4,6-dehydratase: protein MFSNIYEDKKVLITGHTGFKGTWLTAWLLKLGARVVGVSKDIPTHPSMFEVLGLENKIKHVLTDVRNLDSLRNIISDEKPDFIFHLAAQAIVSLSYTDPAETITTNVIGTMNLLEVLRNYDLPCNVVLITSDKCYDNAEWVWGYKETDVLGGKDVYSGSKGAAELVIKSYFHSFFKQNHSVRLVVGRAGNVIGGGDWASDRIVVDCMKSWAVGKPVEIRSPKATRPWQHVLEPLSGYLTLGERLAKDVKIHGEAFNFGPRSEQNRTVVELLADLSRYWGFEDAKEAYKITDNIPFHEAGLLKLNCDKALFFLKWECTLFYEETIRLIGDWYSSYYKKNQNIYDLTINQIKEYESIAKERGRAWCVVKSTD, encoded by the coding sequence ATGTTTTCTAATATTTATGAAGATAAAAAAGTTTTAATAACCGGCCATACTGGCTTTAAGGGAACGTGGTTGACCGCCTGGTTGCTGAAATTAGGTGCGAGGGTCGTTGGTGTTTCAAAAGATATTCCGACTCATCCTTCTATGTTCGAGGTACTTGGATTAGAAAATAAAATCAAACATGTTCTTACAGATGTTCGAAATTTAGATTCTCTCCGGAATATTATTTCCGACGAAAAACCGGACTTTATTTTTCATTTAGCAGCCCAAGCAATTGTTTCCTTATCCTATACGGATCCAGCGGAAACTATAACCACCAACGTTATCGGAACAATGAATCTTTTGGAGGTTCTTCGAAATTACGATCTTCCTTGCAATGTCGTACTTATAACTAGCGATAAATGCTACGATAACGCAGAATGGGTGTGGGGCTATAAAGAAACGGATGTGCTAGGTGGTAAGGACGTCTACAGCGGCTCTAAAGGCGCTGCAGAATTAGTGATTAAATCCTACTTTCATTCTTTTTTTAAGCAAAATCATTCGGTACGTCTCGTAGTCGGTCGAGCGGGAAATGTAATCGGAGGAGGAGACTGGGCTTCCGACAGAATCGTAGTAGATTGCATGAAATCTTGGGCCGTAGGAAAACCGGTCGAAATTCGGAGTCCTAAAGCCACTCGTCCTTGGCAGCATGTCTTAGAGCCTCTTAGCGGCTATCTTACTCTCGGAGAGCGGCTTGCAAAGGACGTAAAGATCCATGGAGAAGCGTTTAATTTTGGACCTCGATCGGAACAGAATCGTACAGTAGTGGAGCTGTTAGCAGATCTAAGTAGGTACTGGGGTTTTGAAGATGCTAAAGAAGCTTATAAAATCACTGACAATATTCCGTTTCACGAAGCCGGACTTTTAAAGCTAAACTGTGATAAAGCCTTATTCTTTCTTAAATGGGAATGTACTTTATTTTACGAAGAAACAATTCGTTTAATAGGAGATTGGTACAGCTCTTACTATAAAAAAAATCAAAATATCTACGACTTAACTATAAACCAAATCAAAGAATATGAAAGTATCGCCAAAGAACGAGGAAGAGCTTGGTGCGTAGTAAAATCGACGGATTAG
- the rfbF gene encoding glucose-1-phosphate cytidylyltransferase, protein MKTVILCGGLGTRLSEETTVKPKPMVEIGGRPILWHVMKIYEKFGMTDFVLALGYKGEVIKDYFLNYHARMSDLTVHLRSGSVQYSNPTAEDWTVSLIDTGANTLTGGRLLRLKDLLYNQGTFMLTYGDGVSNLDISSLIQYHKSHGKIATVTAVRPPARFGGMGIEAGAVKEFKEKPQTGEGWINGGFFVFENRIFDYLKDDTTVLEQSPLENLAKDNQLMAFEHSGYWQCMDTIRDRDTLQQLFQSGTAAWL, encoded by the coding sequence ATGAAGACAGTTATCCTCTGTGGCGGGCTCGGAACCCGTTTAAGTGAAGAAACGACGGTAAAGCCGAAACCTATGGTGGAGATCGGCGGAAGGCCGATTTTATGGCATGTAATGAAGATCTATGAAAAATTCGGGATGACTGACTTCGTGCTCGCCTTAGGTTATAAGGGTGAAGTTATTAAGGATTATTTTTTGAATTATCATGCTCGAATGAGCGATCTCACGGTTCATTTGCGTAGCGGGAGTGTCCAATACTCTAATCCGACCGCGGAAGACTGGACCGTATCTTTAATCGATACAGGCGCGAATACTCTTACGGGTGGCCGACTACTTCGATTAAAGGATTTATTATATAATCAAGGTACGTTTATGCTTACCTACGGGGATGGGGTCTCTAATTTGGATATTTCCTCCTTGATTCAGTATCATAAATCGCACGGTAAGATCGCTACGGTTACTGCCGTTCGCCCTCCGGCGCGATTCGGCGGAATGGGAATCGAGGCCGGTGCGGTTAAAGAATTCAAGGAAAAACCTCAAACCGGTGAAGGATGGATTAACGGGGGCTTCTTTGTTTTTGAGAATAGAATTTTCGATTATTTAAAAGATGATACGACTGTGCTGGAGCAATCCCCATTAGAAAACTTGGCAAAAGATAATCAACTTATGGCCTTCGAACATTCGGGTTATTGGCAATGTATGGATACGATTCGTGATCGGGATACTTTACAGCAATTATTTCAATCCGGAACAGCCGCTTGGCTATAG